A section of the Rossellomorea marisflavi genome encodes:
- the hisD gene encoding histidinol dehydrogenase has protein sequence MKIVDNIKGASIKRSVDSGTEEQRRAVQAIIAEVKDAGDDALHRLTEKFDGVNLKSLAVTNDEIEDAFSSLDPELVTIIEEASCNIRDFHEKQKRPSWFETKADGTMLGQKMTPLDSVGVYVPGGTAAYPSSVLMNVLPAKVAGVERIVMVSPPGKDGKIPAGVLVAAEIAGVKEIYKVGGAQGVAALAYGTESIASVDKITGPGNIYVALAKREVFGDVDIDMIAGPSEIVILADEHQHADEIAADLLSQAEHDVLASAVLVTDSRELAEKVSREVEEQLSSLPREGIARKSIEEYGTIYVVDSMEEGIEVVNDLAPEHLEILTARPFETMASIRHAGAIFLGRFSSEPVGDYFAGPNHVLPTNGTARFSSPLNVDEFMKKTSIISYSEAALKEHGDKIAKLARLEGLEAHARAVEIRFKGEK, from the coding sequence GTGAAAATCGTCGATAACATCAAAGGAGCGTCCATCAAGCGATCCGTGGACAGTGGAACCGAAGAGCAGAGAAGAGCCGTTCAGGCAATCATTGCAGAGGTGAAGGATGCTGGAGATGATGCCCTCCACCGCCTCACGGAGAAATTTGACGGAGTGAACCTCAAAAGCCTGGCTGTCACAAATGATGAAATCGAGGACGCCTTCTCAAGTCTTGATCCCGAGTTGGTCACGATCATCGAGGAGGCATCGTGCAACATACGGGACTTTCATGAAAAGCAGAAGCGCCCTTCTTGGTTTGAAACGAAAGCGGACGGCACCATGCTCGGTCAGAAGATGACCCCACTCGATTCTGTCGGGGTGTATGTGCCGGGCGGAACCGCAGCCTACCCGTCTTCGGTCCTGATGAATGTCCTTCCTGCAAAAGTTGCGGGAGTGGAGCGGATCGTCATGGTGTCACCACCAGGCAAGGACGGGAAAATCCCGGCGGGTGTCTTAGTGGCAGCGGAGATCGCCGGCGTGAAGGAAATCTATAAGGTCGGAGGCGCCCAGGGGGTTGCGGCCCTTGCATATGGAACCGAATCGATTGCATCCGTCGATAAGATCACCGGACCGGGGAATATTTACGTGGCCCTTGCCAAGCGGGAAGTATTCGGCGATGTGGATATCGATATGATTGCAGGCCCGAGTGAAATCGTCATCCTCGCCGATGAGCATCAGCATGCCGATGAAATCGCGGCAGACCTGCTGTCACAGGCAGAGCATGATGTCCTTGCATCAGCGGTCCTCGTAACCGATTCAAGGGAACTTGCCGAAAAGGTTTCCCGAGAAGTGGAGGAGCAGCTCTCAAGCCTTCCGCGAGAAGGGATTGCCAGAAAGTCCATCGAAGAGTACGGCACTATCTATGTCGTAGATTCCATGGAGGAAGGCATAGAGGTCGTGAATGATCTTGCGCCGGAGCATCTTGAAATCCTGACGGCCCGGCCGTTCGAAACGATGGCCTCGATCCGCCATGCGGGTGCGATCTTCCTCGGGCGATTCAGTTCAGAACCTGTCGGCGACTATTTTGCCGGTCCCAATCACGTACTGCCCACCAATGGAACGGCACGATTCTCAAGTCCGTTGAATGTAGATGAATTCATGAAGAAGACGAGCATCA
- the hisG gene encoding ATP phosphoribosyltransferase yields the protein MSLTIAMPKGRIFEEAVELLRRAGYNLPPEFDDSRKLIIEVPAEDLRFILAKPMDVPTYVEHGVADLGIAGKDVMLEEERDVYELLDLRISDCYLAVAGLPDTKMSEVAPKIATKYPNVASSYFREQGEQVEIIKLNGSIELAPLIGLADRIVDIVSTGRTLKENGLVEFETIVDITSRLIVNPVSYRMKDEKIEDLVDRLSKVIGE from the coding sequence ATGAGTCTGACCATTGCCATGCCGAAGGGAAGGATTTTTGAAGAAGCTGTCGAGCTGTTGAGAAGGGCCGGATACAATCTGCCTCCGGAATTCGATGATTCACGGAAGCTGATCATCGAGGTGCCGGCAGAAGATCTCCGGTTCATCCTCGCCAAGCCCATGGATGTACCGACCTATGTGGAACACGGTGTAGCAGACCTTGGGATTGCAGGCAAGGATGTGATGCTGGAGGAAGAACGGGATGTATATGAACTCCTCGACCTCCGCATCAGCGACTGCTATCTGGCCGTCGCGGGGCTGCCTGATACGAAGATGAGCGAAGTGGCACCGAAGATCGCAACAAAATATCCGAATGTGGCCTCATCCTATTTCCGTGAACAAGGGGAGCAGGTGGAAATCATCAAGCTGAATGGTTCCATCGAGCTCGCACCCCTTATCGGACTTGCAGACCGCATCGTGGATATTGTCTCTACGGGCAGGACCTTGAAGGAGAATGGACTTGTGGAATTCGAAACGATTGTGGATATCACTTCGAGACTGATCGTCAATCCGGTGAGTTATCGGATGAAGGACGAAAAAATAGAAGACCTTGTGGACCGATTATCAAAGGTGATCGGGGAATGA
- a CDS encoding ATP phosphoribosyltransferase regulatory subunit, protein MTKLFMFEKPLGMRDTFPDLYEVKDQTKSRMVAEMSRWGYRLIETPTLEYHETVGDASAILDQQLFKLLDQQGHTLVLRPDMTAPIARIAASKLLKDEAPLRLAYSDSVFRAQQREGGRPAEFEQVGIECIGDPSVSADGEVIALMVETLREAGLKHFKVSVGHIGFVQQLFKGIVGTDERADILRRFLYEKNYVGYRRHVEELSLSSIDKDRLKGFLNLRGADGVLEEAEALLEGSKGMEALNELRELWGILKDHGVEDHIKFDLSLVSHMSYYSGILFEVYGENVGFAIGNGGRYNKLLEKFGKDSGATGFGLRLDYVLEALQVKLERPEQECILYSDERRKEAFGLARELRGEGRSVVLQSLRGVSDVDEYTKLFNSIHYCIGAGGKGGGIR, encoded by the coding sequence ATGACAAAGCTATTCATGTTCGAGAAACCATTGGGGATGAGAGATACATTCCCTGATTTATATGAAGTCAAAGATCAGACGAAAAGTAGGATGGTGGCGGAAATGTCACGCTGGGGCTACCGCCTCATCGAGACACCGACGCTGGAATACCACGAAACGGTCGGAGATGCTTCGGCCATCCTGGATCAACAATTGTTCAAGCTCCTGGATCAGCAGGGACACACCCTCGTCCTGCGTCCGGATATGACGGCTCCCATTGCTAGGATCGCAGCATCCAAACTGTTGAAGGACGAGGCACCCTTGAGACTTGCTTATTCAGACAGCGTGTTCCGGGCCCAGCAGCGTGAAGGCGGCAGACCGGCAGAATTTGAGCAGGTGGGAATCGAATGCATCGGTGACCCCTCCGTCAGTGCCGACGGGGAAGTAATCGCCCTGATGGTCGAAACCTTAAGGGAAGCGGGATTGAAGCATTTCAAAGTTTCGGTCGGTCACATCGGATTCGTCCAGCAATTGTTCAAAGGCATTGTCGGGACCGACGAACGGGCCGATATCCTGCGCCGGTTCCTTTATGAGAAGAATTATGTGGGGTATCGTCGCCATGTTGAAGAGCTCTCCCTATCTTCCATTGATAAAGATCGCTTGAAAGGTTTCTTGAATCTGCGTGGAGCGGATGGAGTCCTTGAAGAAGCGGAAGCCCTCCTTGAAGGAAGCAAGGGGATGGAGGCATTGAATGAACTTCGCGAGCTGTGGGGGATCTTGAAAGATCACGGTGTGGAGGATCATATCAAGTTCGACCTCAGCCTCGTGAGTCATATGAGCTATTATTCCGGCATCCTGTTCGAGGTGTACGGTGAGAATGTCGGCTTCGCCATCGGGAACGGCGGCCGCTACAATAAGCTTCTGGAGAAATTCGGGAAAGATTCAGGAGCGACGGGCTTCGGACTCCGTCTCGATTACGTACTGGAGGCACTTCAAGTGAAATTGGAGCGACCGGAGCAGGAATGCATCCTATACAGTGATGAGCGCAGGAAGGAAGCGTTCGGACTTGCTCGCGAGCTGAGGGGTGAAGGACGATCCGTCGTCCTACAGAGTCTGCGTGGCGTAAGTGACGTGGATGAGTATACGAAACTATTCAACTCGATTCATTACTGTATCGGAGCCGGTGGGAAAGGTGGTGGCATCCGATGA
- a CDS encoding acyltransferase encodes MRRTTRYPVQGANSLWHVYKTVPFAKVVKNFLVIQAARYNPFLGLKNRLYRTFLKMEIGEQTSFALMVMLDVMFPEKISVGRNTVIGYNTTILAHEYLIKEYRLGNVEIGSEVMIGANTTILPGVSIGDGAIVSAGTLVHKDVPPGAFVGGNPMRVIYTKEELADRWNDDEIYGTAKTGRD; translated from the coding sequence ATGAGACGGACGACAAGGTACCCGGTCCAGGGAGCGAACTCCCTTTGGCATGTGTACAAAACCGTCCCCTTCGCCAAGGTCGTGAAGAACTTCCTTGTCATCCAGGCAGCGAGGTACAACCCGTTCCTCGGATTGAAGAACCGGCTTTACCGCACGTTCCTCAAAATGGAGATCGGGGAGCAAACGTCTTTTGCCCTGATGGTCATGCTGGACGTCATGTTCCCGGAGAAGATCTCCGTCGGCCGGAATACGGTCATCGGCTATAACACGACCATCCTTGCCCACGAGTACTTGATCAAGGAGTACCGGCTGGGAAACGTCGAGATCGGTTCGGAGGTCATGATCGGAGCGAACACGACGATCCTTCCCGGTGTCAGCATCGGTGATGGGGCCATCGTGTCTGCCGGAACCCTCGTGCATAAAGATGTGCCACCGGGTGCCTTCGTAGGAGGAAACCCCATGCGCGTCATCTATACGAAAGAAGAACTCGCCGATCGCTGGAATGACGACGAGATTTATGGAACCGCCAAAACCGGAAGGGACTGA
- the ppaX gene encoding pyrophosphatase PpaX: MRKITTILFDLDGTLIDTNELIISSFLHTLNHFYPGDYDRESVLPFMGPPLQESFGKLNPEKCDDMCAHYREHNRANHDDLVTEFEGVAETIETLHEQGYKLAIVSTKSRMMVIRGLELMGLKPYFDVIISLDEVEHPKPHPEPVQKALEALGSAPEEALMVGDNHHDILGGRNAGVLSAGVAWSAKGKAHLEQYEPDFMLDTMQDILTIVGAEG; this comes from the coding sequence ATGAGGAAGATTACAACCATACTGTTTGACCTGGACGGAACGCTGATCGATACAAACGAACTGATCATCTCTTCGTTCCTCCACACCTTGAACCACTTTTACCCGGGCGACTATGATCGCGAGAGTGTCCTTCCGTTCATGGGGCCGCCCCTTCAAGAATCATTCGGGAAATTGAACCCGGAAAAATGTGATGACATGTGTGCCCACTACCGAGAGCACAACCGGGCGAACCACGATGATCTCGTCACGGAGTTCGAAGGGGTCGCGGAAACGATTGAAACCCTACATGAACAGGGCTACAAGCTTGCCATCGTCTCCACAAAGTCACGTATGATGGTCATTCGCGGCCTAGAGCTCATGGGGCTGAAACCGTACTTCGATGTGATCATCAGTCTTGATGAAGTGGAGCATCCGAAGCCGCATCCGGAGCCTGTCCAAAAAGCATTGGAAGCACTCGGATCCGCACCTGAGGAAGCGCTCATGGTCGGTGATAACCATCATGATATCCTTGGCGGACGGAACGCGGGAGTCTTATCTGCAGGCGTGGCCTGGAGTGCGAAGGGAAAAGCTCATCTGGAGCAGTACGAACCTGACTTCATGCTGGATACGATGCAGGACATCTTGACGATTGTAGGGGCTGAGGGATGA